The Nicotiana tabacum cultivar K326 chromosome 5, ASM71507v2, whole genome shotgun sequence sequence gtacttcttaggcctacctcgacctcttctcaaactctccatggccaacctctcacacctcctgacagGAGCATCAATACTTCTTCtcttaacatgtccgaaccatctcagcaTCGACTCCCACATCTTATCCTCCACGGAGGCTACTCCCACTCTGTCCTGGATAGCTTCATTCTTAATCCTATCTGTCCTGGTACACCCAcatatccatctcaacatcctcatctctgctactttcatcttctgcacgtggaagttcttgactggccaacactcagccccatacaacatagccggtCGAACCACCACTCTATAAAACTTATCTTTAAGTCTTGGCGGCACATTCTAATCACATAAAACATCGGAAGCAAgcttccacttcatccatcccgcTCCGATGTGATGTGCGACATCTTCGTCAATATCCCCATTACCTTGGATAATAGACCCAAGATACTTAAAACTCGCTCTCTTGGGgataacttgagcatcaagaTTAACCTCTACGTTTATCTTATGGGTCCCGTCACTgaatttgcactccaagtattctgtctttgTTCTACTAAGTTTGAAACTTTTAGACTCCATggtttgtctccaaacctccaacttcGCGATAACTCCGCTCTGTGTTTCATCAATCAACACTATATCatcggcaaatagcatgcaccaaaGCACCCCCCCTTGGATGTGTCGCGACAGTACATCCATCGTCAaggcaaataaaaatgggctaagaggCAATCCCTGAtcctcacccgagtcttagcaTCATTATCACACCTCCTTCTTACCTACACCCCCCGAgaagggagtatataagggagtttttccaatcaaaggacaatcgaaacgggatttttttatttatttcagagtcgccacttgggagatttatggtgtcccaagtcaccgaatcgaggaaaatatgactctgtttaacagtctgcgaaccagaaatccgagtaaggaattctgttaacccgggagaaagtgtgtTGGGCACtaccgaattccgtggttctagcatgatcgcttaacaatttatacttggcctaattatctgacttaTTACACATTTTAAACTTATTGCGTATTTTTAACTTTTATTACCACTTTTAActtgattatttgtaattatagaattgtcttgaaacgaatcacgcgtacgtatattcgttttattttattttttatgtaaggaatcatgtcacgcgtacgtgtacataattaaattaataacattttttattataaaaatgaatttggccgaagttgcgcgtgcttaaaacaaactacgaacatttgttaattttgtatgattaaatggtaggCGGCACACCTCAGACTATATGagctaatttaatttaataacctccgaaaacccattttttattattaagaaggtTTGCTCggagttgcgcgaacgcatactccgaatttagcttttagaattgtaatcatgcCATGCGAACGTGTGCgcaatcacaattgtattttaaacgGCCTTAAAGGTTTCTCTATGAATATTCAACAATTATCCCTAAATCGAATTAGTATTGCTAGGGCCACAAGTTATGGGCCAGCTACATTGTGAAAAAACAAATGGGCTAATTCGAAGCACATGGATTTGTAGCCCAGAAATGTTAATGTGGAGAAGGGCCTGGCAGCTTATTTGCTAGGCCCATATTCTTTGCTTGAAATTACATCCTTTAAATCTGGTCACATGACCAGTTCGAAGATCTAGGTGAGCTGGACATAATCCCCAAGAATTAGCACAAACCATTGTCCAAAACCTGATTTCTTAAAGCCCAAAGCTATTTTTCTAATAATACATTTGAAACGCCCTCGCAAAGAATCATACCTCCGGGCGTATATTAAAACTAACGATTGAATTGTGAAGACTGACAGTAAAGCTATGACCCGAATCCAGCAAACTTTAGCGGAATAAAACAAATTTCGATATAAGAATGGACAAAGATAGCAAAACCCCAACTTCTGAAAGATAAACCTTACGATGAACACattagaacaaatgcatatttccTGAAAAATGCAGGTAGGTCCTGGGAAAATTCTCCTCAGTAACCAAACCTATATCATGAGTAGCCTGATATGGGGAAGGTCAAACTCCTCTACACATTCTAACAGTTTCCCAAAGACATGAATAACATTCATGAACAAAACATAGGTGTGGCTTAGCTTAGGACTGACTTACATCATTATAATAATCCAATAATCTAACATTATTTATAACACATTGGTGAAAATCCCAAGTCTGAAAAGGAAATAGACTACAAACTATATGACTAACTACTCATAATGATTGACGAGATAAATGTGcagaaatcaaaaaaaatatagcTTCTATTTGAAAGAATAAAACAACAATTTCCTCTCGATTTCATAGGCTTCTGTTCTAGATTTACTTCAAGGTTCAAATGTCCTTAcatacctggaaatgaaagtcCAAAAGAGGTAAGACCAGCAGTAATAACAACAGCAATCACCAACAGCAACAAACAGCCCCAATCAAACAATATCTCGTACAACTTTATACCAAATTTGAAGACCAATTCTAAACCTTTCTCACTCAGGTGAATTGAAATTGTTTCAGAAGTTTAAAATAATTCTCAATCAGTGAAAAATTCAATGGAATAGTAGAATTGTCTTCCTGTGTGTGTATATCCGTGTATGTCTTAGCCCTCAATTTTAAGAATTCTTAGAGTTTAAATCTCTTTATCCTAATAAATCTCTTAAGCTCTCTTGCTGTATCTATTTCCTCTCCCCCTCTCTCAGaatgttctctctctctctcttatacAGACCTTCCTTACCTTTTAAACCTACTGCCCGACCCTTTTTTCCACTAAAATCTGAATTTTTCCACTTAAAATCCCACTAAGgaaaatttttccttattttcagcccccattcccttttgttccccattaccaaattaatttaaagacattaatatcccactaacaatacactaacattaaaatattatcctaactgtttcattcccaaatcaACCCTGAAACCTTTTAATATTACTGCCCCTAATACAATTATTCAACTGTATTAAAACTCAATTCTGAAATCTGTTCAAGCTAACAAAGATTTAAAAACTAAACCTGActaacaactataaccaaacttattgACAGCTAAATGACTAAGGTTGAATTCCAATTGAAAcaaatgaactgaatttaaatcaccacacagaactcaacagactcatttaaactgaaattgaaaattgaataaaaaatgcacatgaatgcaggttcattgtcagcctactgacaatgccctgaagctaagtGTCCACAGATCAAGCATACACAACAACCATTTGATGAGCTTATTGGTTTACAAACAAGAACGAATTAATTGACGAGAACTAATTAACCGATTACCTAATTAACCGAGGGTGGTCAGGGGGTgccttggtgtgagtttgggacttattggggtgggtttcaagtttgctcgaatcttcgattgaagattcgagaagctggagtctgattcgagcaaaacggTTAAGAGATTTGTGAAgagggtggttaggaggttcaagggtgttattttggtggtcaccggcgttgttgccgccggctttcaagcgaaggggtttcagggcggctagggtttgggagggTTGCTTGGgttcgtctctgaaagagacgatgaacagggTATGGCTTAGGGGGGTGTGTGAGGAGAGGGGTTAGGTTTATATACAGAAGGGATGgtctaatcctggccgttggatcaggcacgatcaatggcctggattagTTCATTTAAGGGAGACAGTGTCGTTTTGGGGTAGTGCTGGGGCGGGTGTGGTTCGGGGTAAGCGGGTCGGGGGTCAGGTTTGGTCAAAGCTTTGGGACCGTTTGATCggctgagatcaacggtccagattgaaacgtgtccaaacgacgtcgtttggttctggtGGGGGTAGACCAGGTATGGTAGACGGGTCTGGGCTGGTTTGGTGTGGGTTTGGACGGATTTTGTTTGGGCTTGAGGATCTTCTGGCCCAAATTTGAGTTCCTCTCTTTTtattaactctttttcttttcttttcttctttttctctcaaaaattaaacttaaagatcctaaattaaattatagaagACCTAAGttaacttaaaaatattaattaactttaaGTAACACCCATCACAAATAATTAAtacttaaattaaaagaaaatcacacaatttgaccaaAATACAAATAATATGTTATTTgtgtgaattttcatttttgtaaaacacctaattattaattaattccaaaatataaaaatccaatcctaaatgcaaatgctatattttttgtatttttttaatgcattaataaaattaaacatgcacacagatctatgcaaacaaacaggaaaatcgcacaatatttcctaaaaataacacataattaaagaaaagacctaattttgggaattattttggagtaattcgtatgagacaaaaatcacgtgctcacagctgcccctctttgtccggaaacacgaagagttttcgtgcaaagataaagtgagcggataagagcgatttttgcctgtttgaatactccgtgggaagcatcttttgaaagatttgaccgaacttctgcttcaaaggttttctacatatccttggctataaaggaatcaggtcaatgtagttcgggaagttctGGGTAGCTaagactaccatgggactgccttttgttgttactgctgttgctgctgatgTTACctcttactgacctccttattacaccttgatgaaagataaagaagttatactaagctatgatctatgcattacaaaaatttattctcaaacttggtcatTTGATTGGTGTTGCCTCGTTGCCTTGTCTTTCCTCTGATGTTGCTTTTACTTCTGACTTGccttgtattctcccttgatcACCGATCTCGAATTGTTTATTTCCTTCGCGTTATTTTCCTTCGAATCTTGAACTGCCTTCCTctactggggatttttgttgtttcccgttgctttactgacttcaacaacaattacttcttaaaatatagcacctccattctccaggcgagcttctgacttcaacaacttcttaaaaatataacaccattccgttcttcaggcgggctcctgactgctgacccTTTAAATGTCTTCCTTTGACTATTGTTTCCTTTCCTCTGTTCTCTAGGAGGGCTCCtaattatttgaaatttgaattgcattcccttgctctctaggtgggctcctgattgttgcgactcgaaatgtattcccttgttctccaggtgggctcctgattgctgaaacttgagttgtattcccttgttctccaggtgggctcctgattgctgaaacttgaattgtattcccttattctccaggtgggctcctgattgctacgactcgaaatgtattcccttgttctccaggtgggctcctgattgctgaaacttgagttgtattcccttgttctccaggtgggctcctgattgctgaaacttgagttgtattcccttgttctccaggtgggctcctgattgctgcgactcaaaatgtatt is a genomic window containing:
- the LOC107824753 gene encoding uncharacterized protein LOC107824753; amino-acid sequence: MDVLSRHIQGGVLWCMLFADDIVLIDETQSGVIAKLEVWRQTMESKSFKLSRTKTEYLECKFSDGTHKINVEVNLDAQVIPKRASFKYLGSIIQGNGDIDEDVAHHIGAGWMKWKLASDVLCD